The Phacochoerus africanus isolate WHEZ1 chromosome 3, ROS_Pafr_v1, whole genome shotgun sequence genome window below encodes:
- the LOC125121855 gene encoding uncharacterized protein LOC125121855: MRGGQGSGTRFPSGPARSRTPPAGQGRRRRGQPGPLPELRARPRKQGGAAARPSPRRRRPHGAEQAARRCPPGPPAGRPRCFSRRLWGGSLGLGPLGAPGGPRAALTVGGLQGAKKLASGAPGAVTASFPSPLLWRQRRQLQWRRRQQLPRLRNRRRRWRRLHFRSGHHFRFGSGPAPAQSPHWRIFMKQTFCFVRETQQEQDRRGPAVLEFIV, encoded by the exons ATGAGGGGCGGTCAGGGGTCCGGGACACGATTCCCTTCCGGCCCGGCACGGAGCCGCACCCCGCCCGCCGGGCAGGGCCGCAGGCGGCGAGGGCAGCCGGGGCCTCTCCCAGAGCTAAGGGCCCGGCCCCGGAAACAGGGAGGGGCCGCGGCGAGACCGAGCCCGCGCCGCAGGCGGCCGCACGGGGCTGAACAGGCCGCGCGCCGCTGCCCCCCGGGCCCACCTGCGGGTCGCCCTCGTTGCTTCAGCCGCCGCCTGTGGGGGGGTAGTTTGGGGCTCGGGCCCCTGGGGGCCCCGGGCGGACCCCGCGCCGCACTCACCGTGGGAGGGCTGCAGGGGGCAAAAAAGCTTGCGAGCGGAGCTCCCGGCGCGGTGACCGCTTCTTTCCCAAGCCCACTCCTctggcggcagcggcggcagctgcagtggcggcggcggcagcagctaCCCCGGCTCCGGAatcggcggcggcggtggcggcggctcCACTTCCGCTCCGGTCACCACTTCCGCTTCGGCTCGGGCCCCGCCCCTGCGCAGTCTCCTCATTGG cgAATATTTATGAAGCAGACTTTTTGTTTCGTGCGGGAGACACAGCAAGAACAAGATAGACGTGGCCCTGCTGTCTTAGAGTTTATAGTCTGA